In Sphingopyxis sp. 113P3, one DNA window encodes the following:
- a CDS encoding DUF4917 family protein translates to MIDGLDDQLWNWAELKDQEDWSGLLIGNGFSQNLWQRFGYGSLFETAAQGDGAQLNAADISLFDRLETRNFEVVLSALATSKTVSAALGQPLDPFSEREVSIREALIRAVHSVHVPWQSVPAAHLDVIAAELSAYASIYCTNYDLTLYWALMRNQNGFRDYFWSEKFDVTNTEIWGKRTKVHFLHGGLHLYRRPNGQTLKRPAAAGQNLLDLFGTAYQDSMPLFISEGTAQEKLASIYRSDYLSFVFACLAQDTEPLVVFGHSLGDSDKHLIDAIGNHKGRSVAVSLRATGNIRQKKAALIEALPEATLHFYDAATHPLGAANLQIEEPA, encoded by the coding sequence ATGATCGACGGATTGGACGACCAGCTTTGGAATTGGGCTGAGCTGAAAGATCAGGAGGATTGGTCGGGACTGCTCATCGGCAACGGGTTCAGCCAGAATCTGTGGCAGCGTTTTGGGTATGGTTCGCTATTCGAGACCGCAGCACAAGGCGATGGAGCGCAGCTCAACGCCGCGGACATCTCACTGTTTGACCGCCTGGAAACACGAAATTTCGAAGTTGTTTTGAGCGCCTTGGCGACCAGCAAGACCGTGTCCGCGGCGCTCGGTCAGCCACTGGATCCGTTTTCAGAGCGAGAGGTCAGTATTCGGGAGGCGCTGATCCGGGCCGTCCATTCGGTCCATGTGCCATGGCAATCCGTACCTGCCGCCCACCTCGACGTTATCGCCGCCGAACTATCGGCTTATGCGTCGATCTACTGCACGAATTATGACCTCACGCTCTATTGGGCGCTCATGCGGAATCAGAACGGCTTCCGGGATTATTTTTGGTCGGAGAAGTTCGACGTCACAAACACCGAGATCTGGGGCAAAAGGACCAAGGTGCATTTCCTGCATGGCGGCCTGCACCTCTATCGGCGACCGAACGGCCAGACATTGAAGAGACCGGCCGCGGCGGGACAAAACCTGCTAGATCTGTTCGGAACCGCCTATCAGGATTCTATGCCGCTCTTCATTTCGGAGGGGACGGCTCAGGAGAAGCTCGCGTCGATCTATCGGTCCGACTACCTCTCCTTTGTATTCGCTTGCCTGGCGCAGGACACGGAACCCTTGGTTGTCTTTGGTCACAGCCTTGGCGACAGCGACAAGCACCTCATAGACGCTATCGGAAACCACAAGGGCCGTTCGGTTGCCGTCTCGCTGCGCGCCACTGGCAATATTCGGCAGAAGAAGGCCGCGCTGATTGAAGCGCTGCCCGAAGCCACACTGCATTTCTACGACGCCGCCACGCATCCGCTGGGCGCAGCAAACCTCCAAATTGAAGAGCCCGCGTAA
- a CDS encoding DUF499 domain-containing protein: MAKSTRQYVFEGMELLPAALIPFVEKRLESSLKGHWQVQVLEKLPNLRPNSSGEVGWDQAALFNAMDRFWSEAFKAVLGRAERSLVNELGDVRNKLSHNETFTYDDAERALDSMRRLMEAISAGETAEQLGKMRDTILRTKFTELQRNEERRKTQRLEISVETVAGLLPWREVVEPHQDVATGEFQQAEFAADLAKVHSGSAPPEYRDPRQFFSRTYLTEGLSALLIGAAKRLSGSGGDPVVELQTNFGGGKTHSMLALYHMAGPTPVQDLSGLDQLLEKQGLSVPQGVNRAVLVGTSRGPQDVLHAEGDRKIRTTWGELAWQLGGADAFAMVAENDASGIAPGSNLLEALFKKYAPCLILIDEWVAYLRQIYKVEGLPSGSFDANLSFVQSLTEAVKASPGTLLVASLPASQIEVGGEGGQEALARLKQTFSRVESSWRPASQEESYEIVRRRLFKDIPGDKFHHRDNTLKQFAKLYRENANDFPQGCADEDYRRKLEKAYPIHPELFDQLYTSWGSLEKFQRTRGVLRLMAQAIHELWMNADPSVMIMPGSVAVSSPRVEPELLHYLEVSWQSIIAGDVDGATSTPYKIDQSAPNLNRYSATRRVARAIFMGTAPTHQQQNTGLDDKQINLGVVQPGERPAIFGDALRRLTNQAKFMHADLGRYWYSMSASLNRIAADKAAQIEAALVDVRIDAELGKYVNGLVDRGHFDAVQVAPASSAEVPDEAGGVRAVVLGVAHPHSGRDTSEALAEAKDMLTQRGSAPRVYRNMLVFIAADSRQLDNLKDAMRASLAWGEIVRDKERLELRPSDQKLAEAKLAEATETMKTRLKEAWCYLHYPAQESAQTDVEWVSGKVPAQDGLLARASKKLVAEEGLLTELGPSRLDRDLQKYIWNDKSHLSLKDLREYLNRYIYLPRLKGQDVLIKAVQAAVSGMLPGPFAYAERWDEKTDTYLGLAIERAGNAPVVIDSDSVIIKPDVAEAHRPAPSQPGAGDAPGGADSGGPTPAPGGPGVEETSATPPTEKKPTRFSGAVMISPERPARDIHQIVEAIVEQLTTLPGSEVRLRLEIEADVPGGLDRAKVRTLVENANTLGFTEKSVE; the protein is encoded by the coding sequence GTGGCAAAAAGCACGCGCCAATATGTGTTTGAAGGAATGGAGTTGCTCCCGGCGGCGCTCATCCCGTTCGTAGAGAAAAGGCTGGAAAGTTCGCTCAAGGGGCACTGGCAGGTCCAGGTGCTGGAGAAGTTGCCGAACCTGCGCCCCAACAGCAGCGGTGAGGTCGGTTGGGACCAGGCCGCGCTGTTCAACGCCATGGATCGCTTTTGGAGCGAGGCGTTCAAGGCCGTGCTTGGCCGCGCCGAGCGCTCGCTGGTCAACGAGCTCGGGGATGTCCGCAACAAGCTCTCGCACAACGAGACCTTCACCTACGACGATGCCGAGCGCGCTCTGGATTCCATGCGTCGGCTGATGGAGGCGATCAGCGCCGGCGAGACGGCGGAGCAGCTCGGTAAGATGCGCGACACCATCCTGCGCACGAAGTTCACCGAGCTTCAGCGCAACGAGGAGCGGCGGAAAACCCAGCGCCTCGAAATCTCGGTCGAGACCGTGGCGGGGCTGCTGCCGTGGCGCGAGGTGGTCGAGCCTCACCAGGATGTCGCCACCGGCGAGTTCCAGCAGGCCGAGTTCGCGGCCGACCTCGCCAAGGTGCATTCGGGCAGCGCGCCGCCGGAATACCGCGACCCGCGTCAGTTCTTCAGCCGCACCTATCTGACGGAAGGTTTGAGCGCGCTGTTGATTGGGGCCGCGAAGCGGCTGTCCGGTAGCGGCGGCGATCCGGTCGTCGAACTGCAAACCAACTTTGGCGGCGGCAAGACGCACTCGATGTTGGCGCTCTATCACATGGCTGGGCCTACCCCGGTGCAGGACCTCTCCGGCTTGGACCAGTTGCTCGAAAAGCAGGGGCTCAGCGTGCCGCAGGGCGTCAACCGCGCCGTGCTAGTCGGCACGTCACGCGGGCCGCAGGACGTCCTCCATGCCGAAGGCGATCGGAAGATCCGCACGACCTGGGGTGAACTCGCCTGGCAGCTCGGTGGCGCCGACGCTTTCGCCATGGTCGCGGAGAATGACGCCAGTGGTATCGCGCCGGGCTCGAACTTGCTGGAGGCGCTCTTCAAAAAGTATGCGCCGTGCCTGATCCTGATCGACGAATGGGTCGCGTACCTGCGTCAGATCTACAAGGTCGAGGGACTGCCGTCCGGGTCGTTCGATGCGAACCTGTCCTTCGTCCAGTCGCTGACCGAGGCGGTCAAGGCTAGCCCTGGCACGCTGCTCGTCGCGTCTTTGCCGGCGTCGCAGATCGAGGTGGGCGGCGAAGGCGGCCAAGAAGCGCTTGCTCGACTCAAGCAGACCTTCAGCCGCGTGGAATCCTCATGGCGTCCGGCGAGTCAGGAGGAGAGCTATGAGATCGTCCGGCGGCGGCTGTTCAAGGACATCCCCGGCGACAAGTTCCACCATCGCGACAACACGCTGAAGCAGTTCGCGAAGCTCTACCGTGAGAACGCCAACGATTTTCCGCAAGGCTGCGCGGACGAAGACTATCGGCGCAAGTTGGAGAAGGCTTATCCGATCCATCCCGAGTTGTTCGACCAGCTCTACACGAGCTGGGGGTCGCTCGAAAAATTCCAGCGCACGCGCGGCGTGCTGCGCCTGATGGCGCAGGCTATTCACGAGCTGTGGATGAACGCGGATCCGTCGGTGATGATCATGCCGGGCAGCGTGGCGGTGAGTTCACCGCGTGTGGAGCCGGAATTGCTGCACTATCTTGAGGTGAGTTGGCAATCGATCATCGCCGGCGATGTCGATGGTGCGACGTCCACGCCCTACAAGATCGACCAGTCCGCGCCCAACCTAAACCGATACTCGGCGACGCGTCGCGTCGCGCGCGCGATCTTCATGGGGACGGCGCCGACGCATCAGCAGCAAAACACGGGCCTCGACGACAAACAGATCAACCTCGGCGTCGTGCAGCCCGGCGAGCGGCCCGCGATCTTTGGTGATGCGCTCCGGCGGCTAACCAACCAGGCCAAGTTCATGCACGCTGATCTCGGCCGTTACTGGTATTCCATGTCGGCCAGCCTCAATCGCATCGCGGCGGACAAGGCCGCGCAGATCGAGGCGGCATTGGTTGACGTTAGGATTGATGCGGAACTCGGCAAATATGTGAATGGCCTTGTGGACCGCGGGCATTTCGACGCCGTGCAGGTCGCGCCTGCTTCATCGGCCGAAGTGCCCGATGAAGCCGGAGGCGTGCGGGCCGTGGTGTTAGGGGTTGCACATCCACACAGCGGGCGCGACACGTCGGAGGCCCTCGCCGAGGCTAAGGACATGCTGACGCAGCGTGGTTCCGCACCGCGCGTTTATCGCAACATGCTGGTTTTCATTGCCGCAGACTCGCGCCAGCTCGATAACCTGAAAGACGCTATGCGCGCGTCCCTGGCCTGGGGCGAAATCGTTCGTGACAAGGAGCGTTTGGAGCTTCGGCCGAGCGATCAGAAACTCGCGGAGGCCAAGCTGGCCGAGGCGACAGAAACGATGAAGACGCGCCTCAAGGAGGCGTGGTGCTACCTGCATTATCCGGCGCAGGAGAGCGCTCAGACCGATGTGGAGTGGGTCTCGGGTAAAGTTCCGGCGCAGGATGGGCTGTTGGCGCGGGCGAGCAAGAAGCTCGTGGCCGAGGAAGGTCTGCTGACCGAGCTGGGGCCGTCGCGTCTCGATCGCGATCTCCAGAAATACATCTGGAACGACAAGTCACATCTGTCGCTGAAGGATCTGCGGGAATACCTCAATCGCTACATCTATCTGCCCCGCCTCAAGGGGCAGGACGTCCTGATCAAGGCCGTGCAGGCGGCCGTCAGCGGCATGTTGCCCGGTCCCTTCGCTTATGCCGAGCGATGGGACGAGAAGACCGATACCTATCTGGGGCTTGCCATCGAGCGGGCCGGCAACGCGCCTGTGGTGATCGACAGCGATAGCGTCATCATCAAACCGGACGTGGCCGAAGCGCATCGCCCGGCGCCTTCGCAACCCGGGGCGGGTGATGCGCCTGGAGGCGCCGACAGTGGCGGACCCACGCCCGCGCCTGGCGGGCCGGGCGTCGAGGAGACGTCTGCCACGCCGCCGACGGAAAAGAAGCCGACGCGCTTTAGCGGCGCGGTGATGATCTCACCGGAGCGCCCCGCCCGGGACATTCACCAGATTGTCGAGGCGATCGTGGAGCAGCTGACGACGCTGCCCGGCAGCGAGGTGCGGCTGAGGCTGGAGATCGAGGCGGATGTGCCGGGCGGGCTTGATCGCGCCAAGGTGCGGACCTTGGTCGAGAATGCAAACACCCTGGGATTTACCGAGAAGTCGGTGGAGTGA
- a CDS encoding DUF1156 domain-containing protein has translation MTQNYKKKLIEVAIPLEAINAASAREKSIKHGHPSALHLWWARRPLAACRAILFAQLVDDPSSHPEKFATEEEIETERDRLFQIIQDLVKWENSTNEEVLERARAEIRRNFPEGVPPAYDPFSGGGSIPLEALRLGLRSTGSDLNPVAVMIGKAMIELPSQFKDRKPVHPGKLERLHYRGAEGLAEDILWYAQALTDKAREKIGHLYPQVALPKKDGGGEATILAWLWARTVASPNPAVRGAHVPLISNYWLCNKPKKSVWVQPTISGFDISFEIHTGKPADTAAVAAGTKAGRGANFRCLLTGDAITADYVKAEGMAGRMGWRLLAVVLEGKGGRRYVAPTKEDEVLAFSEKPDWRPEFPLSQHPQYMSVTNYGPTNISDLFMDRQTIALNTFMGLISDVVGKIPDEDYRKAIFSYLVLSVSRLANRQSTSSFWDTTGEKIQQVFAMQALPMRWDTVEGNPFSSSSGNFIGQVEYLAKAVAALPCSDQGGVEHQMDAQNVDFSGFVISTDPPYYDNVPYADLSDFFYVWLRKGLAGTYPDLFSTMLVPKQEELVADYKRHGGKDEADSFFLEGMTTVMRHMATQGRPDVPAAIYYAFRQGEVDESGFSVKGWATFLQAIVDAGYSIGATWPVRTELVGNLKKNKNALATSVVMACRPRAADAETISRIEFIRALRRELPAALKEMHRASIAPVDIPQASIGPGIAIFSRYASVIERDDSPMSVKTALQIINEELDQYLSSQEGDFDPETRFAVTWFTQHGYEKGFFGDADNLARARGISVDDVRHAGIVESSAGRVRIYKREDLEVDWNPETDRHLTIWECCQYLVRQHQLDGLSHETALLLKKFGSDKAEAVKDLAYVLYEISDKRRQDRQEATTYNALVTDWTELTRQAAAIHDTVGDRQIKLDI, from the coding sequence ATGACCCAGAATTATAAAAAGAAGCTCATCGAAGTCGCAATCCCACTCGAGGCGATTAATGCGGCATCGGCGCGGGAAAAGTCGATCAAGCACGGGCATCCCTCAGCACTTCACTTGTGGTGGGCGCGGCGGCCCTTGGCGGCATGCCGAGCGATATTATTCGCTCAGCTTGTCGATGACCCGTCGAGCCATCCCGAAAAGTTCGCGACCGAGGAGGAGATCGAAACTGAACGCGATCGTCTCTTCCAGATCATCCAGGACCTGGTGAAGTGGGAGAATTCCACCAACGAAGAAGTTCTTGAACGGGCCCGGGCTGAAATTCGCAGGAATTTCCCGGAGGGCGTCCCTCCGGCCTACGATCCATTTTCGGGCGGTGGTTCTATTCCGCTTGAAGCTTTGCGGCTTGGTTTGCGTTCGACCGGGTCTGATCTCAACCCGGTTGCTGTAATGATCGGCAAGGCAATGATCGAGCTACCTTCCCAGTTCAAGGATCGGAAGCCTGTCCATCCCGGCAAACTGGAGCGCCTTCACTATCGCGGCGCTGAAGGTCTTGCCGAAGACATTCTCTGGTATGCGCAGGCGCTAACCGACAAGGCGCGGGAGAAAATTGGACACCTCTATCCGCAGGTCGCTCTTCCTAAGAAGGATGGCGGCGGCGAAGCTACCATCCTCGCCTGGCTGTGGGCGAGGACCGTTGCGAGTCCGAACCCGGCGGTGCGCGGCGCCCATGTCCCTTTGATTTCCAACTATTGGCTTTGCAACAAGCCCAAAAAATCAGTTTGGGTGCAGCCCACCATCAGTGGTTTTGACATCTCCTTTGAAATTCACACTGGCAAACCCGCTGATACGGCTGCCGTCGCGGCAGGCACCAAGGCGGGCCGCGGTGCGAATTTCAGGTGTCTCCTGACCGGCGACGCGATCACGGCCGACTATGTGAAGGCCGAGGGTATGGCCGGTAGGATGGGCTGGCGTTTGCTGGCTGTTGTCCTGGAAGGCAAAGGCGGACGTCGATACGTTGCTCCAACTAAAGAGGATGAGGTCCTAGCTTTCAGTGAAAAGCCTGATTGGAGACCAGAATTCCCTCTTTCACAGCACCCTCAGTATATGAGTGTAACCAACTATGGTCCGACCAATATCTCTGACCTATTCATGGATCGGCAGACCATTGCCCTGAACACATTCATGGGCCTCATTTCAGATGTGGTCGGAAAAATACCTGATGAGGATTACCGAAAGGCGATCTTCTCATATCTGGTATTGAGTGTGAGTCGATTGGCCAATCGGCAATCCACCAGTAGCTTTTGGGATACGACCGGGGAAAAAATACAGCAGGTGTTTGCGATGCAGGCTTTGCCGATGCGCTGGGACACAGTTGAAGGAAACCCGTTCTCGTCGTCCTCGGGCAATTTCATCGGTCAAGTCGAATATCTGGCGAAAGCCGTGGCCGCTCTTCCCTGTTCGGATCAGGGTGGCGTCGAACACCAAATGGATGCCCAGAACGTAGATTTCTCAGGCTTCGTTATCTCTACCGACCCGCCGTATTACGACAACGTCCCTTATGCGGATTTGTCCGATTTCTTCTATGTCTGGCTGCGGAAAGGGCTGGCAGGGACCTACCCGGACCTGTTTTCGACCATGCTGGTTCCCAAGCAAGAGGAACTGGTTGCCGACTATAAACGCCACGGCGGTAAGGACGAGGCCGACAGCTTCTTTCTCGAAGGTATGACTACCGTCATGCGTCACATGGCGACGCAGGGCCGGCCCGATGTGCCGGCTGCGATTTATTATGCTTTCCGGCAAGGCGAGGTCGACGAAAGCGGTTTCTCGGTTAAGGGGTGGGCGACCTTCCTTCAGGCGATTGTCGACGCCGGCTATTCGATCGGGGCGACATGGCCGGTACGGACCGAGCTTGTTGGCAACCTCAAGAAAAACAAAAACGCGCTCGCTACGTCTGTCGTGATGGCGTGTCGGCCTCGTGCGGCGGATGCCGAGACGATCTCGCGCATCGAGTTTATCCGGGCGCTGCGCCGTGAACTGCCCGCAGCCCTCAAGGAGATGCACCGCGCAAGCATCGCTCCGGTGGATATTCCCCAGGCTTCCATCGGCCCCGGCATAGCGATTTTCAGCCGCTACGCCTCAGTGATCGAACGCGATGACAGCCCGATGTCGGTGAAGACCGCCTTGCAAATCATCAACGAGGAACTGGATCAGTATCTTTCCTCTCAGGAAGGTGATTTTGATCCGGAGACGCGCTTTGCCGTGACCTGGTTCACTCAGCATGGGTACGAAAAGGGCTTTTTCGGCGATGCCGATAACCTTGCCCGCGCCCGTGGCATTTCGGTGGACGATGTGCGCCATGCTGGCATCGTGGAATCATCGGCAGGGCGAGTCCGCATCTACAAGCGGGAAGACCTAGAGGTGGATTGGAATCCCGAAACGGACCGCCATCTCACCATCTGGGAATGTTGCCAGTATCTCGTGCGTCAACATCAACTGGATGGGTTGTCGCATGAGACGGCATTGCTCCTGAAGAAGTTTGGGAGCGACAAGGCCGAGGCGGTGAAGGACTTGGCTTACGTCCTTTATGAAATCAGCGACAAACGGCGGCAGGATCGCCAAGAGGCCACTACCTACAACGCGCTCGTCACCGACTGGACCGAACTGACGCGGCAGGCTGCGGCGATCCATGACACCGTCGGCGATCGCCAGATCAAGCTGGACATCTGA
- a CDS encoding helicase-related protein has protein sequence MPARLEEIKNGATVRGVASAQPVHVLSIDWIGDQAINVVFRDHNGTVAEAVLYRDDEHRLEVEQNGRPWSFDADGALLRLVTEANRIKLAHYFDPYLAIHTSLVDPLPHQISAVYGEMLPRQPLRFLLADDPGAGKTIMAGLLMKELIARSDLERCLVVAPGSLVEQWQDELGQKFNLEFDILSRDMIENSRSGNPFSDRDRLIVRLDVLARNEELQEKLMSAREWDLIICDEAHRMSATYFGGEVKYTRRYQVGQKLGQVCRHLLLMSATPHNGKEEDFQLFMALLDGDRFEGRFRDGVHYADTEDMMRRLTKEELLKFDGRPLFPERRARTVKYQLSEGEAALYTAVTEYVRSEMNRVQRFAEGDGKKRNNVGFALQILQRRLASSPAAIYQSLKRRRERLENELGEARLAAKGRRAGANEPAINADMLRNIEEYGQEEIDELEDLISTGATTAETVEQLALEVETLKGLETMALGVLRSGVDTKWSQLNRILDDDLMVDAAGNRRKLIIFTEPKDTLHYLLDKVRARLGNPEAVEVIHGGVSREERRKVVERFMQDKDMLVLIANDAAGEGVNLQRGHLMVNYDLPWNPNKIEQRFGRIHRIGQTEVCHLWNLVAADTREGEVYARLLEKLEAAREALGGRVYDVLGELFDGVALKDLLFEAIQYGEQEDVKARLFQQVDGAVDQAHLLELLRRRALTNDTMPEARVEELRLEMERAEALRLQPHHIQSFFVEAFQHLGGRIKRREEGRWEVTHVPVRIRERDRQIGTGAPLQTQYERICFEKDKINQQPVAAFVCPGHPLLEAVISLIREQYEQIMRQGAILVDDTDAGDALSAIFLLEHTVQDGRVTSAGKPHVISQRLQFAAIDKAGNTVNAGIAPHLNLRPATAEEVGSVRDLLDESWLTTDLEKVAIRFATVELAQGHVAEVKARRLPEIEKVEQEVRARLKKEINYWDSRAFELKEEERAGKKTRVNWQNAQRRAEDLADRQKRRMDQLERERFISSQPPRVRGGMVVIPRGLLEERQAPSIPNHFAEDPAARREIELAAMAAVMAAERALGNEPADVSAQKIGYDIASHDPRSGHLRFIEVKGRIDGADSVMITRQEVITSLHEPEKFILAIVPVAAGFAHAPRYVRGPLVEREPSFLETAIQFHLPRLLERAEEPR, from the coding sequence ATGCCGGCAAGGCTTGAGGAGATAAAGAACGGCGCCACCGTGCGAGGCGTCGCTTCGGCGCAGCCTGTGCATGTGCTTTCGATCGACTGGATCGGCGATCAGGCGATCAACGTCGTTTTCCGCGACCACAACGGCACGGTGGCCGAGGCTGTTCTTTATCGCGACGATGAGCACCGTCTCGAGGTCGAGCAGAACGGCCGACCGTGGTCGTTCGATGCCGACGGCGCGTTGCTGCGCCTGGTGACGGAAGCCAACCGCATCAAGCTGGCGCACTATTTCGACCCGTATCTGGCGATTCACACGAGCCTGGTCGATCCGCTGCCGCACCAGATCTCGGCGGTCTATGGCGAGATGCTGCCGCGCCAACCGCTTCGCTTCCTCCTCGCCGACGATCCCGGCGCGGGCAAGACGATCATGGCCGGGCTGTTGATGAAGGAGCTGATCGCCCGCAGCGATCTCGAACGCTGCCTCGTCGTTGCGCCGGGCAGCCTGGTCGAGCAATGGCAGGACGAACTCGGCCAGAAGTTCAATCTCGAGTTCGACATCCTTTCCCGCGACATGATCGAGAACTCGCGGTCGGGCAATCCGTTCAGCGACCGGGATCGGCTGATCGTCCGTCTCGACGTGTTGGCGCGCAACGAGGAGCTTCAGGAGAAGCTCATGAGCGCGCGCGAATGGGACCTGATTATCTGCGACGAAGCCCACCGCATGTCCGCCACCTATTTCGGCGGTGAGGTCAAATATACGCGGCGCTATCAGGTCGGCCAGAAGCTCGGTCAGGTTTGCCGCCACCTGCTGCTGATGTCGGCGACGCCGCACAACGGCAAGGAAGAGGATTTCCAGCTCTTCATGGCGCTCCTCGACGGCGATCGGTTCGAGGGCCGGTTCCGCGACGGTGTCCACTATGCCGACACGGAAGACATGATGCGGCGGCTGACCAAGGAAGAGCTGCTCAAGTTCGATGGCCGGCCGCTGTTCCCCGAGCGGCGCGCGCGCACGGTCAAGTATCAGCTCTCGGAAGGGGAGGCCGCGCTCTACACCGCCGTCACCGAATATGTGCGCAGCGAGATGAACCGCGTGCAGCGCTTCGCCGAGGGCGACGGGAAGAAGCGCAACAACGTCGGGTTTGCCTTGCAGATACTTCAGCGGCGTCTCGCCTCGTCGCCGGCCGCCATCTATCAGTCCCTCAAGCGCCGCCGGGAACGGTTGGAAAACGAGCTGGGCGAAGCGCGGCTTGCCGCCAAGGGCCGCCGGGCCGGCGCAAACGAGCCCGCGATCAACGCTGACATGCTGCGGAACATCGAGGAGTATGGCCAGGAGGAGATCGACGAGCTTGAGGATCTGATCTCGACGGGCGCGACGACGGCCGAGACGGTCGAGCAACTCGCTCTGGAAGTCGAAACCCTGAAGGGGTTGGAGACGATGGCGCTCGGCGTGCTGCGCTCAGGCGTGGACACGAAATGGAGCCAGCTCAATCGTATTCTCGACGATGATCTGATGGTCGACGCGGCCGGCAATCGTCGCAAGCTGATCATCTTCACCGAGCCCAAGGACACGCTGCACTACCTGCTCGACAAGGTGCGGGCGCGGCTCGGCAACCCCGAGGCCGTCGAGGTGATCCACGGCGGCGTGTCGCGCGAAGAGCGGCGCAAGGTCGTCGAGCGCTTCATGCAGGACAAGGACATGCTGGTCCTGATCGCCAACGACGCGGCGGGCGAAGGCGTGAACCTCCAGCGCGGCCATCTCATGGTCAATTACGACCTGCCGTGGAATCCGAACAAGATCGAGCAGCGGTTCGGCCGTATCCACCGCATCGGTCAGACCGAGGTTTGCCACCTGTGGAATCTGGTCGCGGCCGATACTCGCGAGGGCGAGGTTTACGCGCGGCTGTTGGAGAAACTGGAAGCGGCGCGCGAGGCGCTGGGCGGCCGGGTCTATGACGTGCTCGGCGAATTGTTCGACGGCGTGGCGCTGAAGGATTTGCTGTTCGAGGCGATCCAGTATGGCGAGCAGGAGGACGTGAAAGCGCGCCTTTTCCAGCAGGTCGATGGCGCGGTGGATCAGGCGCACCTGCTCGAACTGCTGCGCCGCCGCGCCCTGACCAACGACACCATGCCGGAAGCGAGGGTCGAGGAATTGCGGCTGGAGATGGAGCGGGCCGAGGCGCTGCGCCTACAGCCGCACCACATCCAGAGCTTCTTCGTCGAGGCGTTCCAGCATCTGGGCGGGCGCATCAAGCGCCGGGAGGAAGGGCGTTGGGAGGTCACGCATGTCCCGGTGCGCATCCGCGAGCGGGATCGCCAGATCGGAACCGGCGCGCCGCTCCAGACGCAGTATGAGCGCATCTGCTTCGAGAAGGACAAGATCAACCAGCAGCCCGTCGCCGCCTTCGTTTGTCCCGGCCACCCGCTGCTCGAGGCCGTGATCAGCCTGATCCGCGAACAGTATGAGCAGATTATGCGGCAGGGCGCGATCCTGGTCGACGACACCGACGCGGGCGATGCGCTGTCGGCGATTTTCCTGCTGGAACATACGGTCCAGGACGGTCGCGTCACCAGCGCCGGCAAGCCGCATGTGATCTCGCAGCGCCTCCAGTTCGCTGCGATCGACAAGGCCGGAAACACCGTCAACGCCGGCATCGCGCCGCATTTGAATCTGCGGCCGGCCACGGCGGAGGAGGTCGGCAGCGTGCGCGATCTTCTAGACGAGAGTTGGCTGACCACCGACTTGGAGAAGGTCGCGATCCGGTTTGCGACCGTCGAACTGGCCCAAGGCCATGTCGCCGAGGTCAAGGCGCGGCGGCTGCCCGAGATCGAAAAGGTCGAGCAGGAAGTTCGCGCTCGCCTCAAGAAGGAGATCAATTACTGGGACTCGCGCGCCTTCGAGCTGAAGGAGGAGGAGCGCGCCGGCAAGAAAACGCGGGTGAATTGGCAGAACGCGCAGCGCCGCGCCGAAGACCTGGCGGATCGGCAGAAGCGCCGCATGGACCAGCTTGAGCGGGAGCGTTTCATCTCGTCGCAGCCGCCGCGCGTGCGGGGCGGCATGGTCGTCATCCCCCGCGGGCTGCTCGAAGAGCGTCAGGCGCCGAGCATTCCGAACCATTTTGCAGAAGACCCGGCCGCGCGCCGGGAGATCGAGCTCGCGGCGATGGCGGCTGTGATGGCGGCCGAACGGGCGCTGGGCAACGAGCCCGCCGACGTCTCCGCCCAGAAGATCGGCTACGACATCGCGTCCCACGATCCGCGGTCGGGGCATCTGCGCTTCATCGAGGTCAAGGGCCGCATCGACGGCGCGGACAGCGTGATGATCACGCGCCAGGAGGTCATCACCTCCCTGCATGAACCGGAGAAGTTCATTCTCGCCATCGTGCCGGTCGCCGCCGGCTTTGCCCATGCGCCGCGCTATGTGCGCGGCCCGCTCGTGGAACGGGAACCGTCGTTTCTCGAGACCGCGATCCAGTTCCATTTGCCACGCCTACTCGAGCGTGCGGAGGAACCGCGATGA